The following proteins are encoded in a genomic region of Montipora foliosa isolate CH-2021 chromosome 8, ASM3666993v2, whole genome shotgun sequence:
- the LOC137968908 gene encoding uncharacterized protein, which yields MPFGVNAAPEEFECKLQAEKYLSDLNGVDVLRDDILVSGSGDTIKEANTDHDDNLIRLLQRARKVNLKFNSKKLNLRKTEVRYMGHVLTSEGLQADLDKIKAVSNMQARNPQFTRLCQFSISPSSYQGCSRMYVADHLSRAYLRQTDDSPKDEFQVFALEQEKINPLEAVKNTNERPSQLQKATEQDPVMQALKNTILIGWPDTKDQVP from the exons ATGCCATTTGGAGTCAATGCAGCCCCAGAGGAATTTGAATGCAAATTACAAGCCGAAAAATACCTCAGCGATCTAAATGGAGTAGACGTCTTAAGAGACGACATATTGGTATCAGGGTCAGGTGATACCATCAAAGAAGCCAATACAGACCATGACGACAACCTGATAAGGCTACTTCAAAGAGCACGCAAAGTAAACCTAAAGTTTAACAGTAAGAAGCTTAACCTTCGTAAGACAGAAGTACGTTACATGGGCCACGTCCTCACCAGCGAAGGCCTCCAGGCAGACCTAGATAAAATAAAAGCTGTCAGCAACATGCAAGCAAGAAACCCTCAGTTTACTCGGCTTTGTCAATTCAGTATTTCGCCAAGTTCCTACCAAGGCT GTTCTCGAATGTACGTTGCTGATCACCTCTCAAGAGCGTACCTCAGGCAGACAGATGACTCGCCGAAGGATGAATTTCAAGTTTTTGCGCTGGAGCAGGAAAAAATAAACCCACTTGAAGCCGTCAAGAACACAAATGAGAGGCCGTCTCAACTACAGAAGGCCACCGAACAAGATCCTGTTATGCAAGCGCTGAAGAACACTATTCTTATTGGATGGCCTGACACGAAAGACCAAGTCCCTTAA